In a single window of the Nocardioides massiliensis genome:
- a CDS encoding tetratricopeptide repeat protein, which translates to MPADRRPSANGNPRKRGGGAPQGRDEGRGRGGPGGRGGPQRGSSSAGRPSDRRERPDRRDAESRSDSQAKYDGPPIPEAITGKELDRNVYAQLKGLPEKLAARVARHLAAAGMLIDEDPRTAYEHTLAARARAARVAIVREACGEAAYAAGEYAEALSELRAARRMNGVNDYLPIMADCERALGRPDRALKLAQSPSVPNLPVGLKAEMTIVEAGARRDRGEVDAALRTLEQAPLSSTHRESWVARLRYAYADALLAAGREEEALEWFHRADAADREQATDAAARAEQLERDRG; encoded by the coding sequence ATGCCAGCCGATCGTCGTCCGTCTGCAAACGGCAACCCCCGCAAGCGCGGCGGAGGCGCACCCCAGGGCAGGGACGAGGGCCGCGGGCGCGGTGGCCCCGGTGGTCGGGGCGGCCCGCAGCGTGGGTCGTCCAGCGCCGGACGCCCGAGCGATCGCCGCGAGCGACCCGACCGTCGTGACGCCGAGTCGCGCTCGGACTCGCAGGCGAAGTACGACGGTCCGCCGATCCCCGAGGCCATCACGGGCAAGGAGCTCGACCGCAACGTCTACGCCCAGCTGAAGGGTCTGCCGGAGAAGCTTGCCGCGCGGGTGGCGCGCCACCTCGCCGCGGCCGGCATGCTCATCGACGAGGACCCGCGCACGGCGTACGAGCACACGCTCGCCGCCCGCGCCCGGGCCGCGCGCGTGGCGATCGTGCGCGAGGCGTGTGGCGAGGCGGCGTACGCCGCAGGGGAGTACGCCGAGGCGCTCTCCGAGCTCCGTGCCGCCCGCCGGATGAACGGCGTCAACGACTACCTGCCGATCATGGCCGACTGTGAGCGTGCCCTGGGGCGCCCGGACCGCGCCCTGAAGCTGGCGCAGTCGCCGTCGGTGCCGAACCTCCCCGTGGGGCTCAAGGCCGAGATGACGATCGTCGAGGCCGGGGCCCGGCGCGACCGCGGCGAGGTCGACGCCGCGTTGCGGACGCTGGAGCAGGCGCCGCTGTCGAGCACCCACCGTGAGTCGTGGGTCGCCCGGCTGCGCTACGCCTATGCCGACGCCCTGCTGGCGGCAGGCCGCGAGGAAGAGGCGCTGGAGTGGTTCCACCGCGCCGACGCCGCGGACCGCGAGCAGGCCACCGACGCCGCTGCACGGGCCGAGCAGCTCGAGCGCGACCGGGGCTGA